The Caballeronia sp. SL2Y3 genome includes a window with the following:
- the minD gene encoding septum site-determining protein MinD, whose protein sequence is MAKIIVVTSGKGGVGKTTTSASFASALAIRGHKTAVIDFDVGLRNLDLIMGCERRVVYDLINVIQGEANLHQALIKDKKCENLYILPASQTRDKDALTLEGVEKVINELIKMDFEYIVCDSPAGIESGALMAMHFADEALIVTNPEVSSVRDSDRILGILASKTKRAMEGKEPVKEHLLITRYNPKRVSEGEMLSLNDIQEILRIDLIGVIPESEAVLHASNQGLPAVHLDGTDVAEAYKDVVSRFLGEDKALRFTDYQKPGLLQRIFGTK, encoded by the coding sequence ATGGCAAAAATCATTGTGGTGACTTCGGGGAAGGGCGGCGTCGGCAAGACGACCACGAGCGCGAGTTTCGCATCGGCGCTCGCGATTCGCGGCCACAAGACGGCCGTGATCGACTTCGACGTCGGTCTGCGCAACCTCGACCTCATCATGGGCTGCGAACGCCGCGTGGTGTACGACCTGATCAACGTGATCCAGGGCGAGGCGAACCTGCATCAGGCGCTCATCAAGGACAAGAAGTGCGAGAACCTCTACATCCTTCCGGCGTCTCAGACTCGTGACAAGGACGCGCTCACGCTCGAAGGCGTCGAGAAGGTCATCAACGAACTCATCAAGATGGACTTCGAGTACATCGTGTGCGATTCGCCGGCCGGTATCGAGTCGGGCGCGCTGATGGCCATGCACTTCGCCGACGAGGCGCTCATCGTGACGAATCCGGAAGTGTCGTCCGTGCGCGACTCGGACCGCATTCTCGGCATTCTCGCGTCGAAGACGAAGCGCGCGATGGAAGGCAAGGAGCCCGTGAAGGAGCACCTGCTGATCACGCGCTACAACCCGAAGCGCGTGTCCGAAGGCGAGATGCTGTCGCTCAACGACATTCAGGAGATTCTGCGCATCGACCTGATCGGCGTGATTCCGGAATCGGAAGCGGTGCTGCATGCATCGAATCAGGGCTTGCCGGCCGTGCATCTGGACGGCACGGACGTCGCGGAAGCCTACAAGGACGTGGTGTCGCGTTTCCTCGGCGAGGACAAGGCGCTGCGTTTCACCGACTATCAGAAGCCTGGTCTGCTGCAACGCATCTTCGGCACCAAGTAA